In Phaeobacter piscinae, one genomic interval encodes:
- a CDS encoding DMT family transporter — MDTLRGSLLMVLAMAAFALEDMFIKSAARSLPVGQILILFGAGGMVIFAIVARAQGHRLWNPVFCTRALLVRSVAEVAGRLCFTLAIALTPLSSASAILQATPLVVSAGAVVFFGEHVGLRRWLAIAAGFIGVLMILRPGASGFELASLFAVAGTLGFAGRDLATRAAPAGLSNAHLGLAGFAMLVVAGLIALPFGAPMKTPDGATTIDLVAATLVGVVAYQALTGAMRVGEISVVAPFRYTRLIFAMVLGVVVFHERPDIWTLVGSTVIVVSGGFTLMRSNRRQAA; from the coding sequence ATGGATACACTGCGCGGCAGCCTCCTGATGGTGCTGGCCATGGCGGCCTTTGCGCTGGAAGACATGTTCATCAAATCCGCCGCCCGCAGCCTTCCTGTGGGCCAGATCCTGATCCTGTTCGGCGCAGGCGGCATGGTGATTTTTGCAATTGTGGCGCGTGCGCAGGGGCACCGCCTGTGGAACCCGGTGTTCTGCACGCGCGCGCTGCTGGTGCGCTCGGTTGCGGAGGTTGCGGGGCGGCTTTGCTTCACGCTGGCGATCGCGCTGACACCGTTGTCTTCAGCCTCTGCCATACTGCAGGCGACACCGCTGGTGGTCTCCGCCGGGGCGGTGGTGTTTTTTGGCGAGCATGTGGGCCTGCGCCGCTGGCTGGCGATTGCGGCGGGATTCATCGGGGTGCTGATGATCCTGCGTCCGGGTGCAAGCGGATTTGAACTGGCTTCACTTTTTGCGGTGGCGGGAACGCTGGGGTTTGCCGGGCGCGATCTGGCCACGCGGGCGGCGCCTGCGGGGCTGTCGAATGCGCATCTGGGGCTGGCAGGTTTTGCCATGCTGGTGGTGGCGGGCCTGATCGCGCTGCCTTTTGGGGCGCCGATGAAGACACCGGACGGGGCGACCACCATTGATTTGGTTGCCGCAACGCTGGTGGGGGTGGTGGCCTATCAGGCCCTGACCGGGGCCATGCGGGTTGGTGAAATTTCTGTCGTGGCGCCCTTCCGCTACACCCGGCTGATTTTTGCCATGGTGCTGGGGGTCGTGGTCTTCCATGAGCGTCCGGATATATGGACCTTGGTCGGCAGCACCGTGATTGTGGTCAGCGGTGGCTTCACCCTGATGCGCAGCAATCGCCGTCAGGCGGCCTGA
- a CDS encoding helix-turn-helix domain-containing protein, whose protein sequence is MSEAGITLNLRDIRQGAGLSLSKAAEITGVSKAMLGQIERGESSPTIATLWKIAKGFHLPLTALIGEASQPEGSSGRSFRSVQFPGSIAVKMVFPFDPVLGAETFHVSLRPGQSHQSQPHDTGVTEEVFVLEGAMEVLRDGSWVPLETGQGLRFAADQPHGYRSGDSGAAFLNMHHYRRVGRTD, encoded by the coding sequence ATGAGCGAAGCGGGCATCACTCTGAATTTGCGGGACATTCGTCAGGGCGCGGGGCTCAGCCTGTCCAAAGCGGCTGAGATCACGGGTGTCAGCAAGGCGATGCTGGGCCAGATCGAACGAGGCGAATCAAGTCCGACAATTGCGACGCTGTGGAAGATCGCCAAAGGGTTTCACCTGCCTCTGACAGCGCTGATTGGTGAAGCCTCGCAGCCCGAAGGCAGCAGTGGCCGCAGCTTTCGCTCGGTGCAGTTCCCCGGTTCTATCGCGGTGAAAATGGTGTTCCCCTTCGATCCTGTGCTAGGGGCGGAGACCTTTCATGTCAGCCTGCGACCCGGCCAATCGCATCAGTCGCAGCCCCATGATACCGGCGTTACCGAAGAAGTCTTTGTGCTGGAGGGCGCCATGGAGGTGCTGCGGGATGGCAGCTGGGTGCCGCTGGAGACCGGCCAGGGGTTGCGGTTCGCGGCCGATCAGCCGCATGGGTACCGCAGCGGCGACAGTGGGGCAGCATTCCTGAACATGCATCACTATCGTCGTGTGGGTCGCACTGACTAG
- a CDS encoding sulfotransferase family protein has product MGFPGTWMTESESVVYRVVPKCACSTIGQIMYYSDHGQFFDGDIHDAKGGLHKWALPDSQPLITSNVQAQKSYAFTCVRNPYTRVLSSFFDKICGIQRNGKRYRGNLVPRLTYDYGIDVGGDDGKEPFDQIKSFRRFLLFVRDTVKFRRPMEPDIHWSATSGHVSTFICNGGRYDKVIWTEAFNEGMQDVLDAIETPHQVDLTQIPRFNESEGHGPKRAHPVEDYFDDLSMHLIYEIYKRDFEVFKYDFENPANKMPVGEIDLDEVHAKLGE; this is encoded by the coding sequence ATGGGATTTCCAGGCACCTGGATGACGGAGAGCGAAAGCGTGGTCTATCGCGTGGTGCCCAAATGTGCCTGCTCCACCATCGGCCAGATCATGTATTACTCCGACCACGGGCAGTTCTTTGACGGTGATATTCACGATGCCAAGGGCGGTCTGCACAAATGGGCGCTGCCTGACAGCCAGCCGTTGATCACCAGCAATGTTCAGGCGCAGAAATCCTACGCATTTACCTGCGTGCGTAACCCTTACACCCGCGTGCTGAGTTCCTTCTTCGACAAGATTTGCGGCATTCAGCGCAATGGCAAACGTTACCGGGGCAATCTGGTGCCGCGGCTCACCTATGACTACGGGATTGATGTGGGCGGCGATGACGGCAAAGAGCCGTTTGATCAGATCAAGAGCTTCCGCCGTTTTCTGTTGTTTGTCCGAGACACGGTGAAGTTTCGCCGCCCGATGGAGCCGGACATCCACTGGTCAGCCACATCGGGCCATGTCTCGACCTTCATCTGCAACGGTGGCCGGTACGACAAGGTGATCTGGACCGAAGCCTTCAATGAGGGCATGCAGGATGTGCTGGACGCGATCGAGACGCCGCATCAGGTGGATCTGACCCAGATCCCGCGCTTTAACGAAAGCGAAGGCCACGGCCCCAAACGCGCCCATCCGGTCGAAGACTATTTCGACGACCTCTCGATGCATCTGATTTATGAAATCTATAAGCGGGATTTCGAAGTGTTCAAATATGACTTCGAAAACCCCGCCAACAAGATGCCGGTGGGTGAGATCGATCTGGATGAGGTGCACGCCAAATTGGGTGAGTGA
- a CDS encoding benzoate/H(+) symporter BenE family transporter encodes MLSSLKLSHIVAGAVAVLVGYTGSVAIIFQAIEASGASQAQANSWMLALGLGMGLTSLALSLMYRMPILTAWSTPGAALLAVSLTDVPLSDAIGAFLFCAALLILTGVTGWFAALSRLIPDALANAMLAGLLFPFGLAAFSAFQSDTALVAAMAVTFVAGRRLFARYTIPAVLAVGILWCLGDGSFTHSASVDLTMAEPVFMMPSFSLPVLIGVGLPLYIVTMSSQNMPGVVTLKAAGYAPPVSASLIVTGAASFVLAPFGGFAFNLAAITAAIGCGPEADENPKTRYMAGVMTGVFYILVGLGGATVISLFLIAPTALITTVAGLALLSTIGNSLSAALADARGRDAALITFMVTVSGVSFFGIGAAFWALVVGIAVNHLITPPPPNTATAGTAANPARP; translated from the coding sequence ATGCTCAGTTCCTTGAAACTCTCGCATATTGTTGCAGGCGCGGTTGCCGTGTTGGTGGGCTACACAGGGTCTGTCGCGATCATCTTTCAGGCGATTGAGGCCTCCGGTGCCAGTCAGGCACAGGCCAACAGCTGGATGCTGGCGCTGGGGCTTGGCATGGGGCTGACCAGCCTTGCGCTGTCACTGATGTATCGGATGCCGATCCTGACCGCCTGGTCCACGCCGGGTGCTGCTCTGCTCGCTGTGAGTCTGACAGATGTGCCCTTGAGCGATGCGATTGGCGCGTTTCTGTTCTGCGCTGCCCTCCTGATCCTGACCGGGGTGACCGGCTGGTTTGCCGCGCTGTCCCGGCTGATCCCGGATGCCCTGGCAAATGCCATGCTGGCCGGGTTGTTGTTCCCCTTTGGGCTGGCGGCCTTCAGCGCGTTTCAATCTGACACCGCTCTGGTCGCGGCCATGGCGGTCACCTTTGTGGCCGGACGGCGGCTGTTTGCACGCTATACCATCCCGGCTGTGCTGGCTGTGGGCATTCTGTGGTGCCTTGGCGATGGCAGCTTCACCCACTCTGCCTCAGTGGATCTGACGATGGCTGAGCCGGTCTTTATGATGCCGAGTTTCTCACTGCCGGTACTGATCGGGGTTGGTCTGCCGCTTTATATCGTCACCATGTCCTCGCAGAATATGCCCGGCGTGGTCACGCTGAAGGCCGCGGGCTATGCGCCGCCGGTCTCCGCCAGCCTGATCGTGACTGGTGCCGCCTCATTCGTGCTGGCGCCCTTTGGTGGATTTGCCTTCAACCTCGCCGCCATCACCGCCGCCATCGGTTGCGGACCGGAGGCGGATGAAAACCCCAAGACCCGCTACATGGCCGGGGTGATGACGGGGGTGTTTTACATCCTCGTCGGGCTTGGTGGCGCAACGGTCATCAGCCTGTTCCTGATCGCCCCCACGGCGCTGATCACCACTGTGGCAGGGCTTGCGCTTCTGTCGACCATCGGCAACAGCCTCTCGGCGGCACTGGCGGATGCACGGGGGCGCGACGCTGCGCTGATCACCTTCATGGTCACGGTATCCGGCGTCAGTTTCTTTGGAATTGGCGCTGCGTTCTGGGCGCTTGTGGTGGGTATTGCCGTGAATCACCTGATCACACCCCCGCCACCAAATACGGCAACAGCGGGCACTGCCGCGAATCCGGCCCGACCATGA
- a CDS encoding DUF5928 domain-containing protein: MAKIAYVLLCHKDPEAIIQQAERLTAAGDYMAIHFDGRSPASDYQQIRTALKDNPNICFARKRVKCGWGEWSLVQATLYALESAVATFRRATHFYMVSGDCMAIKTAEYAHQLLDSRDCDYIESFDFFESNWIKTGMKEDRLIYRHVFNERKNKRLFDLSHSLQKRLGLTRALPEDMQIQIGSQWWCLRRRTVEWILSFLSERRDVLRFFRTTWIPDETFFQTLVRHLVPTKEIESRTLTLLMFSDYGMPVQFYNDHYDMLMGQDFLFARKISPEAQELKSRLGALYAEQGVEFQISNEGRNLYGFLTKRGRNGLRFAPRFWETESTLGRNRELLIISCKKWHVAKRLIERLREVSNVPALAYLFDEEGTDMPDLGGIEATLWKRTRHRRALVRMLFDYYETDRLVICLDPSALELMQDFCADRAITRILQIECSLSDDYLTGHAERIGLAGQQTATAALERLLPTIRNDIQHESDRIRDVGFDHHSLIRESDSDEQIAEQLMPFLALDHEAALTLARTEHLFSD; the protein is encoded by the coding sequence ATGGCAAAAATCGCATATGTTCTGCTGTGCCATAAGGACCCAGAGGCGATTATTCAGCAGGCAGAGCGACTAACCGCAGCCGGTGATTATATGGCGATCCACTTCGATGGGCGCTCTCCGGCCAGCGATTATCAGCAGATCCGCACCGCCCTGAAGGACAATCCCAACATCTGCTTTGCCCGCAAGCGGGTCAAATGCGGCTGGGGGGAATGGTCGCTGGTTCAGGCAACGCTCTACGCGCTGGAAAGCGCGGTCGCCACCTTCCGGCGCGCGACACATTTCTACATGGTGTCGGGCGACTGCATGGCGATCAAGACCGCGGAATATGCCCATCAGCTGCTCGACAGCCGGGATTGTGACTATATCGAAAGTTTCGATTTCTTTGAAAGCAACTGGATCAAGACCGGTATGAAAGAGGACCGACTGATCTATCGCCATGTCTTCAACGAACGCAAAAACAAGCGCCTCTTCGATCTGAGCCACAGCCTGCAGAAGCGCCTGGGCCTGACCCGCGCCCTGCCTGAGGACATGCAGATCCAGATCGGCAGCCAATGGTGGTGCCTGCGTCGCCGCACCGTCGAGTGGATCCTGTCCTTCCTGAGTGAGCGGCGCGATGTGCTGCGATTTTTTCGCACCACCTGGATCCCGGATGAGACCTTCTTTCAGACCCTGGTGCGTCACCTGGTCCCCACGAAGGAGATCGAAAGCCGCACACTGACATTGCTGATGTTCTCGGACTACGGGATGCCGGTGCAGTTCTACAATGATCACTACGACATGCTGATGGGGCAGGATTTCCTCTTTGCCCGCAAGATCAGCCCCGAAGCGCAGGAGCTGAAATCCCGTCTTGGCGCGCTGTATGCCGAGCAGGGTGTTGAATTTCAGATCTCCAATGAGGGGCGCAATCTTTATGGGTTTCTAACCAAACGCGGGCGCAACGGGCTGCGCTTTGCCCCCCGGTTCTGGGAAACCGAAAGTACGCTGGGGCGCAACCGCGAACTGCTGATCATCAGCTGTAAGAAATGGCATGTCGCCAAGCGCCTGATTGAGCGGCTGCGCGAGGTCAGCAACGTCCCGGCGCTGGCCTATCTCTTTGACGAGGAAGGCACCGACATGCCCGATCTTGGCGGCATCGAGGCGACGCTCTGGAAGCGCACGCGCCACCGTCGCGCGCTGGTGCGGATGTTGTTTGATTACTATGAAACCGACCGCCTGGTGATCTGCCTTGATCCATCAGCGTTGGAGCTGATGCAGGATTTCTGTGCGGATCGGGCCATCACGCGCATCCTGCAGATCGAATGCAGTCTCAGCGACGACTACTTAACCGGCCATGCCGAGCGCATCGGGCTGGCCGGCCAACAGACCGCCACCGCCGCGCTGGAACGGTTGCTGCCGACCATCCGCAACGACATCCAGCACGAATCCGACCGTATCCGCGATGTTGGGTTTGACCACCACAGCCTGATCCGCGAAAGCGACAGTGATGAGCAGATCGCCGAACAGCTGATGCCGTTTCTGGCGTTGGATCATGAGGCCGCTCTGACACTTGCGCGGACCGAGCATCTCTTCTCAGACTAG
- a CDS encoding DUF1523 family protein has translation MRYIKWVFILTIWLLAGAFLHYTLPQNDVVRVVKTEVRRVDFGENSIFWAQQDTAQESATSVNRDVRFVEAFLPNGRPIVYRNEDTGWGWPPYFKLDSSNLQAELTDLASTKADPQWVLLRHYGWRNEFLSIFPNAVAVKPVSGPKYSQVNWFNIIFLTMLAAVIWALYVRWRRFRRARIDPMVENVEDSLYAAGDALSERRGRVRRWLDSWKQK, from the coding sequence ATGCGTTATATCAAATGGGTGTTCATTCTCACCATCTGGCTGCTGGCAGGGGCCTTTCTGCATTACACGCTGCCGCAGAATGATGTGGTGCGCGTGGTCAAGACTGAGGTGCGCCGGGTCGATTTCGGCGAAAACTCGATTTTCTGGGCGCAGCAGGACACGGCCCAGGAAAGCGCGACCAGCGTCAATCGCGATGTCCGCTTCGTGGAGGCGTTCCTGCCCAATGGTCGCCCCATCGTTTATCGAAACGAGGACACCGGCTGGGGCTGGCCGCCCTATTTCAAGCTGGACAGCTCCAACCTGCAGGCCGAGCTGACCGATCTCGCCTCCACCAAGGCTGATCCACAATGGGTGCTGCTGCGCCACTATGGCTGGCGAAATGAATTTCTGTCTATCTTCCCGAATGCGGTTGCGGTGAAGCCTGTGAGCGGGCCGAAGTATAGCCAAGTGAATTGGTTCAACATCATCTTCCTGACCATGTTGGCGGCGGTGATCTGGGCGCTTTATGTACGCTGGCGCCGCTTCCGCCGTGCCCGCATCGACCCGATGGTCGAGAATGTCGAGGACAGTCTTTACGCTGCGGGTGATGCGCTCTCAGAGCGGCGTGGCCGGGTCCGGCGCTGGCTGGACAGCTGGAAGCAGAAGTAA
- the sseA gene encoding 3-mercaptopyruvate sulfurtransferase → MDDPKTLVSTDWLAAHLKDPDLRILDASWYMPQEGRDPKAEYAAAHIPGARFFDIDDIADNRSDLPHMVPPVEKFMSRLRAMGVGDGHQVVVYDGTGLRSAARVWWLFRLMGQTNIAVLDGGLPKWQAEGNPVEDLPPVIRDRHMTVRVQNHLLRDVTQVSSAAKLGDHEIIDARAAERFQGAVAEPREGLRAGHIPGSRNVPYTELLNADQTMKSPDALRAVFEQAGVDLSKPAITTCGSGVTAAVLSLAMERFGKTDHALYDGSWTEWGAFPTLPVATGEA, encoded by the coding sequence TTGGACGATCCTAAAACGCTTGTGTCGACAGACTGGCTTGCTGCGCATCTGAAGGACCCCGATCTGCGGATCCTCGATGCCTCGTGGTATATGCCGCAAGAGGGGCGCGACCCCAAGGCTGAATACGCTGCGGCCCATATCCCCGGCGCGCGCTTCTTTGACATTGATGATATCGCTGACAATCGCTCCGACCTGCCGCATATGGTCCCACCGGTGGAGAAATTCATGTCCCGATTGCGGGCCATGGGGGTCGGTGATGGCCATCAGGTTGTGGTCTATGACGGCACCGGTCTGCGCTCTGCGGCGCGGGTGTGGTGGCTGTTCCGTCTGATGGGGCAGACCAATATCGCGGTTCTGGATGGCGGTTTGCCGAAATGGCAGGCCGAGGGCAACCCGGTTGAGGATCTGCCACCGGTGATCCGCGACCGCCATATGACCGTGCGGGTGCAGAACCACCTCTTGCGGGATGTCACACAGGTCTCCTCCGCCGCCAAGCTGGGCGATCACGAGATTATTGACGCCCGCGCGGCAGAGCGCTTTCAGGGTGCCGTGGCCGAACCTCGCGAAGGCCTGCGTGCAGGTCACATCCCCGGGTCCCGGAACGTGCCCTATACGGAGCTGTTGAACGCCGACCAGACCATGAAATCGCCGGACGCTCTGCGCGCGGTGTTTGAGCAGGCCGGCGTCGATCTCAGCAAACCAGCCATCACCACCTGTGGGTCAGGTGTCACCGCTGCTGTCCTCAGCCTCGCCATGGAGCGTTTCGGCAAGACCGATCATGCGCTCTATGACGGTTCCTGGACGGAGTGGGGCGCCTTCCCGACACTGCCCGTTGCAACCGGAGAAGCCTGA
- a CDS encoding NUDIX hydrolase → MTIWRPAQSIRVKTIGLPWRKGHFLAAEVPDDSGQTKGVRPLGGTVEFGETWQQALQREFQEELGVEITIIGAPVVLENIYQHEGQIGHEIIFAAQVTWPETPHLAGDTIEFFEDNGLKCIARWFHPDTLEADGTELFPTGLKAHLQDLGSSTRA, encoded by the coding sequence ATGACCATTTGGCGCCCCGCCCAATCCATTCGCGTGAAAACCATTGGTCTGCCCTGGCGCAAAGGCCATTTTCTCGCGGCGGAGGTCCCCGATGACAGCGGCCAAACCAAAGGTGTCCGCCCTCTGGGGGGCACGGTTGAATTTGGCGAGACCTGGCAACAGGCGCTGCAACGGGAGTTTCAGGAAGAGCTCGGTGTGGAGATCACCATAATCGGCGCGCCGGTGGTACTGGAAAACATCTATCAGCACGAAGGCCAGATCGGTCATGAGATCATCTTCGCCGCACAGGTTACTTGGCCAGAGACCCCGCATTTGGCAGGCGATACAATTGAGTTTTTCGAAGACAACGGTCTGAAATGTATCGCCAGATGGTTTCACCCTGATACACTGGAGGCCGACGGGACAGAGCTGTTTCCAACCGGATTAAAAGCGCATCTGCAAGATCTGGGATCCTCGACACGCGCATAA
- a CDS encoding DUF6638 family protein yields MKRLIQNGLMFGNLFHVASPALVERYNRALKHLTGKTTRLTEFHVDISGYSPEVGDELGDDHYLNHAGVNRQFILLSTEQKRCPLLNVKFSTSRDILRRFIAANESQLFALTATDAVAGELVNSVFEVATPAQLFDIRQVRVEADTTRGTLRQADQLAELVDRFKSEEDGWFDDALIAEMIATAEKTGDVTRNPVRLKHEVFEQQNFWTAHFGGLYVFQDVEHPALIASGEKPEGVPLDRVFDLTQDNAIAKFLELNGLVEPIIRARGVDGAAILRQKMGFLAVSVLADKGMDLSGLSRSDLRRMAARHASELPAEFEGMAAMVRWAESGGKWPRIKSDHPAYFYCLRATNTPNRDLVNMLLAELTPLDFRQLFICHKEAFYQQYRSWPEAKKDHVVAFLAREYAMDKAGARAALFGHEPDMSGRSTSAQDQPKQRRTDSLVERVGPWGAVSSRSGNRGRR; encoded by the coding sequence ATGAAACGCCTCATCCAGAACGGTCTGATGTTCGGCAATCTCTTCCATGTGGCCTCGCCCGCATTGGTGGAGAGGTATAACCGCGCGTTGAAACATCTGACCGGCAAGACCACGCGCCTCACGGAATTCCACGTTGATATCTCTGGCTACTCCCCCGAAGTGGGCGATGAGCTGGGGGATGACCACTATCTGAACCATGCGGGTGTGAACCGGCAGTTCATTCTCCTCAGCACCGAACAGAAGCGTTGCCCGCTTCTGAATGTGAAATTCTCCACCAGCCGGGACATCCTGCGCCGGTTCATTGCCGCAAATGAAAGCCAGCTGTTTGCGCTGACCGCGACCGATGCGGTGGCGGGTGAATTGGTCAATTCGGTGTTTGAGGTCGCAACGCCCGCGCAGCTTTTTGACATCCGGCAGGTCAGGGTCGAGGCGGACACCACAAGGGGCACGCTGCGGCAGGCCGATCAGCTGGCCGAACTGGTAGATCGCTTCAAGAGCGAGGAAGACGGCTGGTTTGACGACGCGCTGATCGCTGAGATGATCGCGACGGCGGAAAAAACCGGCGATGTTACCCGCAACCCGGTGCGGTTGAAGCATGAGGTGTTTGAGCAACAGAATTTCTGGACCGCGCATTTTGGCGGGCTTTATGTGTTTCAGGATGTCGAGCATCCGGCCCTCATCGCCAGTGGGGAAAAACCCGAAGGCGTGCCGCTGGACCGGGTGTTTGACCTAACGCAGGACAATGCGATTGCGAAATTTCTGGAACTGAACGGGCTGGTGGAGCCAATCATCCGCGCGCGCGGCGTCGATGGTGCGGCCATCCTGCGCCAGAAGATGGGATTTCTGGCCGTCAGCGTGCTGGCGGACAAGGGGATGGACCTCTCGGGCCTGTCGCGCAGCGATCTGCGGCGGATGGCGGCCCGCCACGCAAGCGAGCTGCCGGCTGAGTTCGAAGGTATGGCGGCGATGGTTCGCTGGGCTGAAAGCGGTGGCAAATGGCCCCGGATCAAATCGGATCACCCGGCCTATTTCTACTGCCTGCGGGCCACCAACACGCCGAACCGCGATCTGGTCAATATGCTGCTGGCAGAGCTGACGCCGCTGGATTTCCGCCAGCTGTTCATCTGCCACAAGGAAGCGTTTTATCAGCAGTATCGCAGCTGGCCGGAGGCGAAGAAGGACCACGTCGTCGCCTTCCTTGCGCGCGAATACGCGATGGACAAGGCAGGCGCGCGGGCGGCGCTATTTGGCCATGAGCCGGACATGAGCGGTCGCAGCACGAGCGCGCAGGATCAGCCGAAGCAGCGCCGAACAGACAGTCTGGTCGAACGGGTCGGCCCCTGGGGCGCTGTCAGCAGCAGATCTGGCAACAGGGGGCGCCGCTGA
- the smpB gene encoding SsrA-binding protein SmpB, giving the protein MAKQKSDPNYKVIAENRRARFDYAIEDDLECGILLEGSEVKSLRVGGTNIAESYATVDDGELWLVNSYIAPYEQAKMFKHEERRRRKLLVSRKELSTLWNATQRKGMTLVPLVMYFNHRGLAKIKIGIAKGKKNHDKRETEAKRDWSRQKQRLLKDHS; this is encoded by the coding sequence ATGGCCAAGCAAAAATCAGACCCGAACTACAAAGTGATCGCAGAAAACCGCCGCGCGCGGTTCGACTATGCGATTGAAGACGATCTGGAATGCGGGATCCTTCTGGAAGGGTCCGAGGTCAAATCCCTGCGCGTGGGCGGCACCAATATCGCCGAGAGCTACGCAACGGTTGATGATGGCGAGCTTTGGTTGGTGAACTCTTACATCGCGCCTTATGAACAGGCGAAGATGTTCAAACATGAAGAGCGCCGCCGCCGTAAGCTTCTGGTGTCCCGCAAGGAGCTGTCGACCCTGTGGAATGCAACACAGCGCAAGGGCATGACCCTGGTGCCGCTGGTGATGTATTTCAATCATCGCGGGCTGGCCAAGATCAAAATCGGCATCGCCAAGGGCAAGAAGAACCACGACAAGCGCGAGACGGAGGCCAAACGCGATTGGTCACGCCAGAAGCAGCGCCTGCTGAAAGATCACAGCTGA
- the ilvD gene encoding dihydroxy-acid dehydratase, whose product MPMYRSRTSTHGRNMAGARGLWRATGMTDDDFGKPIIAIVNSFTQFVPGHVHLKDLGQMVAREVEAAGGVAKEFNTIAVDDGIAMGHDGMLYSLPSREVIADSVEYMVNAHCADAMVCISNCDKITPGMLMAAMRLNIPAIFVSGGPMEAGKIDIADLDMKKIDLVDAMVAAASDTMTDEQVQHIEENACPTCGSCSGMFTANSMNCLAEALGLALPGNGSTLATHADRKHLFLEAGRKIVDITKRHYVGEEKGLLPREIATFDAFENAMSLDIAMGGSTNTVLHLLAIANEGKVDFTMTDMDRLSRKVPCLCKVAPNIENVHMEDVHRAGGIFSILGELSRAGLLHNECSTVHSSTMGEAIAKWDIKVANNPDAEALFKAAPGGVRTTEAFSQSNRYKELDTDREGGVIRSKDHAFSQDGGLAVLFGNIARDGCIVKTAGVDENILKFTGSAYVCESQDQAVNDILTSKVKEGDVVVIRYEGPRGGPGMQEMLYPTSYLKSKGLGKACALLTDGRFSGGTSGLSIGHVSPEAAEGGIIGLVQQGDTIEIDIPNRTIHLAVSDEELAARRAAQDAAGWKPVKPRKRKVSTALKAYALLATSAAKGAVRALPDDE is encoded by the coding sequence ATGCCAATGTACCGATCCAGAACCTCCACCCATGGCCGCAACATGGCCGGCGCACGCGGCCTGTGGCGCGCCACCGGCATGACGGATGATGATTTCGGCAAGCCGATCATCGCCATCGTCAATTCCTTCACCCAGTTCGTGCCCGGCCACGTCCACCTGAAGGATCTGGGCCAGATGGTCGCCCGCGAAGTTGAAGCGGCCGGTGGTGTCGCGAAGGAGTTCAACACCATCGCGGTGGATGACGGCATCGCCATGGGCCATGACGGCATGCTCTACTCCCTGCCCTCCCGCGAGGTGATCGCCGACAGCGTCGAATATATGGTCAACGCCCATTGTGCCGACGCCATGGTCTGCATCTCCAATTGTGACAAGATCACGCCGGGGATGCTGATGGCCGCCATGCGCCTCAATATTCCGGCGATCTTCGTCTCCGGTGGTCCTATGGAAGCTGGCAAGATCGACATCGCCGATCTCGACATGAAAAAGATTGACCTGGTGGACGCCATGGTCGCCGCCGCCAGCGACACGATGACCGATGAGCAAGTGCAGCACATCGAGGAAAACGCCTGCCCGACCTGCGGGTCCTGCTCCGGCATGTTCACCGCAAACTCGATGAACTGCCTGGCCGAAGCACTGGGGCTGGCGCTGCCGGGCAATGGTTCAACCCTCGCCACCCATGCCGACCGCAAGCATCTGTTCCTGGAAGCAGGCCGCAAGATCGTCGACATCACCAAGCGCCACTATGTCGGCGAGGAAAAAGGCCTGCTGCCGCGTGAAATCGCCACCTTTGATGCGTTTGAAAACGCCATGAGCCTCGATATCGCCATGGGCGGCTCAACCAATACCGTGCTGCATCTTCTGGCGATCGCCAATGAGGGCAAGGTTGATTTCACCATGACCGACATGGATCGCCTCAGCCGCAAGGTCCCCTGCCTTTGCAAGGTCGCACCGAACATCGAGAATGTGCATATGGAAGACGTCCATCGCGCCGGTGGCATCTTCTCCATCCTCGGCGAGTTGAGCCGTGCGGGCCTGTTGCACAATGAATGCAGCACCGTGCATTCCAGCACCATGGGTGAAGCCATCGCCAAATGGGACATCAAGGTCGCCAACAACCCCGACGCCGAAGCGTTGTTCAAGGCGGCCCCCGGCGGCGTACGCACCACCGAAGCGTTTTCACAGTCCAACCGCTACAAGGAGCTGGACACCGACCGTGAGGGGGGCGTGATCCGGTCCAAAGACCATGCCTTTAGCCAGGATGGCGGTCTGGCGGTGCTGTTTGGCAATATCGCGCGTGACGGCTGCATCGTGAAAACCGCCGGTGTGGATGAGAACATCCTGAAGTTCACCGGGTCCGCCTATGTCTGCGAAAGCCAGGACCAGGCGGTAAACGACATCCTGACCAGCAAGGTGAAAGAGGGCGACGTGGTGGTGATCCGCTATGAGGGTCCGCGCGGTGGCCCCGGTATGCAGGAGATGCTCTACCCGACCTCCTACCTGAAATCAAAGGGCCTCGGCAAAGCCTGTGCGCTGCTGACCGATGGCCGTTTCTCCGGCGGCACCTCGGGCCTGTCGATTGGGCATGTCTCACCCGAAGCGGCAGAGGGCGGCATCATCGGGCTCGTCCAACAGGGCGACACCATCGAGATCGACATCCCCAACCGCACCATCCATCTGGCGGTTTCGGACGAAGAACTGGCCGCACGCCGCGCCGCTCAGGACGCAGCTGGCTGGAAACCGGTAAAGCCGCGCAAACGCAAAGTCTCCACCGCGCTCAAGGCCTATGCGCTGCTGGCCACATCAGCCGCCAAAGGCGCCGTGCGCGCCCTGCCTGACGACGAATAA